Proteins encoded together in one Deinococcus irradiatisoli window:
- a CDS encoding aminoglycoside adenylyltransferase domain-containing protein: MTAFPELDALLGDLVTSLRGLLGNDLAGFYLVGSFAVGDADCSSDCDFLAALRRPLSPDQEAALRELHAEIPTRPGHWTRNLEGSYAPLDDLRTLERLDQPWLYVDRGWRKMQWSGHCNRLEQRWTLRECGVTLSGPQPATFAAEVPEALLQQAMARQLPTLLDDLATWTDIDQVAWGQRYAVESLCRMFRTFSDGRVHSKASSLTWAMQTFGPRWTPLLRQVQADRTRPWNPDEPPPAGSADLTRAFAREVLARLSPDF, from the coding sequence ATGACTGCCTTTCCCGAACTCGACGCGCTTCTCGGCGATCTGGTGACCTCACTGCGCGGCCTTCTCGGCAACGATCTGGCGGGCTTTTATCTGGTGGGTTCCTTCGCGGTCGGCGACGCCGACTGTTCGAGCGATTGCGATTTTCTGGCCGCCCTGCGCCGCCCGCTCAGCCCCGATCAGGAAGCCGCCCTGCGCGAACTGCATGCCGAGATTCCCACCCGGCCCGGCCACTGGACCCGCAACCTGGAAGGCAGCTACGCGCCGCTCGACGACCTGCGGACGCTCGAGCGGCTGGACCAGCCCTGGCTGTACGTGGACCGGGGCTGGCGGAAGATGCAGTGGTCGGGGCACTGCAACCGCCTGGAACAGCGCTGGACCCTGCGTGAATGCGGGGTCACGCTAAGCGGCCCTCAGCCGGCCACCTTCGCGGCCGAGGTGCCGGAGGCCTTGCTGCAACAGGCGATGGCCCGGCAACTGCCCACCTTGCTGGACGATCTCGCCACCTGGACCGATATCGACCAAGTCGCCTGGGGCCAGCGCTACGCCGTGGAATCGCTCTGCCGCATGTTCCGGACCTTCTCCGACGGCCGGGTTCACTCCAAGGCGTCTTCCCTCACCTGGGCGATGCAGACGTTCGGGCCACGCTGGACACCGCTGCTGCGACAAGTGCAGGCCGACCGGACCCGTCCCTGGAATCCTGACGAGCCGCCCCCTGCTGGCAGCGCCGACCTCACCCGCGCATTTGCGAGGGAAGTTCTGGCGCGGCTCAGTCCGGACTTTTGA